A stretch of DNA from Anaerolineae bacterium:
CGGCCCAATGGGGTAGGTTAAGCATCGCCTTGAGGCCAAACAGCACCAGCAGGCCCAACACGACTATTTTGAAGCCGGTGATAATATTACCCACCAGTCCTGTTTCCGACGAACCGCGCACGTTGACAATAACAAAGACCAAAGCCACCAGCACGGCAAAAACCTTAACGGCTATCTGCTCGCCGCTCAAATCCAAGAACATGGTCTTATCACCAAAGCGCACGCCCGCCATCTCTACCAATTCGGCAAAAAAGGTGCCAAACAAAACGGCATACAAACTACAGGCCACCGAATGGGAAAACCACGAAATCCAACCGGCATAAAAGCCAAAGATACGAGCCAGACCCTCTTTGACCCAGGCATAGCCGCCGCCGGCCTGGGGGTAAGCCGACCCCAATTCGGCGTAAGTGATGCCGGTCATACTGGTTACCAGGCCGTTGAGCAAAAAGGCCAGTAATAAACCAACCGGGCCAGCCTCGCCGGCCGCAATACCGGTGAGGCCAAAGATGCCGGCGCCAATCATAGCGCCAACACCAATCATGGTTACGTCAAACAAACCCAAATCTCGGCTGAGTGAAACCTGAAAACGTTGTGAAGTTGGTTGGGGGGATATTTCCATCGGGGCAGCTCCTTATTGGCAAAAGGTTCAATAACAGAGGATATTTTACCTCTAATTGCTTTGACTGTCACTTTATGAAACGGACCATAAATCTTGCCCAAAACGACGAATAGGACGCTGTTGCGCGTCCTATTCGTCCAGAAGGTCAAGTATTTTTATGGTAGTTTGCTTCTCAAAAATTTAAACCCGGCTAAAACAACTGGGCAAAGGGCGACCAATAACCGGCATACTCTTCGTGCAGAGGTCCACCGGACCAGGCGGGCAGGCCGGATAAATTATTGGACCGATTTTGAGCATTTGGGCTATGGCCGCCGATCCCGGATTGAATAATTGTGTGTACGGTATCCACAAAATTGCGCAGCGAAAAAGGTTCAGCCAAAATAGCAAAAGAGCCATTGGCCGGTAAAGGCCGCTCTAACTCTGAGGAGATTATCAACAAAACAGTACAATAGGTAGGCCGCTGGCTCAACCAGAGGCCCAGTCTCATGCCCTGTTCCCAGGCTTCAACCAGATTGATCACGATCAAGTCGTAAACAGAATGGCGGATTAGCTCAATGGCCTCGTCTGCCCAACTGACTACGTCAACCTGTTCTACTAATTCATTGGCTAACAACGTTTCTTTGAAGAAAAAAGATTGCCCATTTGAGCCTTCCAGGATCAGTACTTGTGCGTTTGCCATGGTTATTGTGTCCTCTTGCAGTACGTTTTTTACACCTTAATAGTATCACAAAAGAGGGACCAATGAACCAAACAGTTTATTAAGGATTGTTACAAAATATTAAGGAATCAGGTATGTTCCCGGCCAGGGAGTAAAACCACAAATGTACTCCCCTGGCCGGGCAAACTCTCCAAACGCACTTCACCCCCGTGAGCATTGACAATCTCTTTGACAATGGAAAGTCCCAGGCCGGTGCCAGGGATGGTGTGGGAAGGATCTACTCGGTAGAAGCGGTCAAATATGCGCAACTGATGTTCCAGGGGAATCCCCATGCCGGTATCTGACACCTGAAAACCCACAAACTCCCGTGGCTCTCTCAATTCTGAGATATGCTTCACTTCTACAGAACCTTCAACCGGCGTGTATTTGATGGCATTATCAAGTAGGTTGCGAATGACTCGTTCCAGGCGGTTTGGATCGGCCAAAACGGACATCTCTGTAGCGGGTTTTTGCCAATGCAGCGCCAATCGTTTCTCCTGGGCAAGGGGAATCAAATCGGCCACCACTTGGTCAAGTAACGTTACCAGGTCAACCGGCTGTCGCTCGATTTTAACCGTACCGGCGTCAAACCGCGCCAGTTCTAGAATATTTTCAATCAATTTTTCCAGTAGTTGCACCTGGGCCTGGATTGAATTCAGCAGTTCCGTTCTTTTTTGTTCAGGCAGATGTTTTTGATAAGTTACCAAATTGCGGGCGTGCAATTTAATTACCGAAAGAGGCGTCTTGAGTTCATGCGTTACCCCGGCCATAAACCGAGACTTCATCCGTTCCACTTCTTTGATGGCCGTGATGTCGCGCAAAACAATCACCACACCCACCACTTGCCCTGCTTCATTACGGGCTTTGGCCGCATGCGCCTGAATAGACAACACCGCCCCGGTTTGGGGGGAGGGCACATCCACCGCCGCGCTGACGGTAGGCTCAGGGTTATCGGCCATCTCGCTAATGCAACGCCACAAGGCATGTTCTGTTTGCGCTGCGCCAATTGGTTTTTCTAACCACTCGCTCAAACGAAAGTTAAGCATGCCTTCGGCCACCGCATTGGCGGTTAAAATCCGTTTTTCAGCATCCAGCACCAGCAAACCATCGGCCATACTGGCCAGGATGGTTTCGGTTTTTTCCTTCTCTTCAGACAACTCCCGGGTGCGCTCTGTGACCATGTGTTCCAGGTGACGACTAAAACTCTGCACTTCTGCAAAAAGACGGGCGTTCTCAATGGCAATACCTACCGAACTGGCCACCGAAGCAAAAAGCCGCAGGTGATTTTCGTCAAACCACCCCACATTGTGGTGCAAGGCTTGCATGGCGCCAATAATCTTATCCTTGATGCGCAGCGGCACGCACAACATCGAACGAGGGCCGTAATTGATCGATTCTGCTACCGGCGAAAAATATCTTTCATCTTTAGTTACATCATCTGCCAGATAATACTCACCCGTTCGAGTTACATAACCTACCAGGCCCTCGTGAATGGGCAAACGATAGCCGGTTATCACCTCTGCGCCAATCCCCGATGAAGCCGTAAAAACCACTTCTTGGGTTTCCTCATCAAGCAACCATAACGAAGTGGCCTCGGCCTGCAAGGAGCGTTGCGCCAGAAGGGTGGTTTGTTTCAGAATTTGTTCATGGTTTAGCGTTGAAGTTAAAGCGCGGCCAATCTCGTTGAGCACAATCAGGTCGTCCACTTGCTCTTGAGCGTGTTGTAATAAACTGGCATTTTCTACCGCTACGGCAATGATTCCCACTGCAGAATTTAATAACACCCAATCGGTCTCGTCCAGGTCTTGCCCCTGTTTGCTAACGATGGCAATAGCGCCGATAATCCGCTCTTTGCTCAGCATGGGCACACATTTAATAACGCTCGTTTGGGGTAAAAAATCCAGGCTCAGATCGTGATTGAGATCGCCCAGGATATCTGAAATAATAAGGGGAACTTGCGCCTCGAGCATGGATGGGGTAACTTTAGTTTCCGATGAAAAATCCACCGAAGTGGAAATACCCGCCCCGCTGTGAAACGAAACATTAACCACCAATTCTTTGCTCTCCTCATTCAACAAGAGCAGCGCCACGGCTTCAGCCGCCAATAGTTGAGAGAGTTTTTGCATTGAGGAAGCAAAAATCTCTTGCAAATTTAAGGAGGAATTAACGGCCAAGGCCAGTTCGTTGACCAATTCCAGACCCTGGTTGCGTTGAGCCACCACCCGCGCCTGCCGGCGGGCTTCTGCTTCGGCCAATTTGAGCCGGGCCACGGCCCCCACCCGGGCCAAAAACTCATCGTGCTTAAACGGCATCGCAATGTAATCGTCCGCTCCCATGGCCAATCCCTGGCTGACTTGCCGGGAATCACGGCGATGGGCCGTCACAAAGATGACGCCAATATTTTGGGTGCGTTCATTGGCCTTTAATTGTTGCAAAAGCTCAAGGCCATCCAGACCCGGCATCTGAATATCGCTAATGATCAAAAAAGGTAATTCGCTGAGCGCCCTGGCAAAACCTTCTTCGCCATTGGTAGCCATACTCAGGGTAAAATCACTTTCTCTGAAGATAAGCTGAATTAAAGCGCGGTTGGCCTGGTCATCATCTACCACCAAGATTTTTTTCAGATCCAACCCGGCCGGTTTACGGTTAGACCCCCTGCGATCAAGCGGCGTCAGAATCTCGGTTGTGGCCTTATCTTTTCGACGCGCCAGCGTGGCCGCATATTCCAAACCTGCTTTGATCTCGGTTAAAGTTAGATTGGGAAATTGACGTAATACCTCGTCAAAATCCAAACTGGCGGCCAGGCTGGCCAGCATTTTGTGAACGGCCAATGGAGTATTTTGGAAGTTAGGTTTGTCATCCATCTGGGGAATAACTTGATGCGCCTGGTGGTTAAAATTTACCCTGACACCATTAATGGGCAGAAACGCAATCAAGAAACATGACGACTATAACATAACTTGGCCGGCGTTGTCAATGTTACCAATTTCCGGCGGTAAAAGGAAACATTGATGGCTTCAAAACCCATGTCTGTAGCGCGGGGCACAATTTCGGTGCCGCCCACAAAGAGGACACCTTCAGGCTTAAGCGCGTCGTAGAAGCGGCAATATAACTTTTCTTTGGCGTCAGCCTCAAAATAAATAACCACATTCCGGCACACAATGAGGTCAAATTTCCCCACAATCGGGTCGGCCAGCAGATTGTGCGGCTTAAAGGCGATCCTGCGCTTTAGCTCTTCCTTAACCCAGTACTCCTCTTGACGCACTTCAAAATAACGCAAACGCAAATCAGGAGATAGTTTGGTCACTTCATCGGCGGAGTAAGGGCCGCCGGCCCTGGCCCACTCCAACGCGGATTGATCAATATCGGTAGCCAGGA
This window harbors:
- a CDS encoding protein-glutamate O-methyltransferase CheR; this encodes MEDVEYSYIKSQVKKLTGVDLNCYKAPQMQRRLKAYLVRSGQPNWPKFFRAVRANPADLSKFKDYLTINVSSFFRDSEKYKYLQTSVLPELLRHHPSLRVWSAGCSRGQEAYSLAILLAEAGNHSGGQHRLLATDIDQSALEWARAGGPYSADEVTKLSPDLRLRYFEVRQEEYWVKEELKRRIAFKPHNLLADPIVGKFDLIVCRNVVIYFEADAKEKLYCRFYDALKPEGVLFVGGTEIVPRATDMGFEAINVSFYRRKLVTLTTPAKLCYSRHVS
- a CDS encoding GAF domain-containing protein, whose product is MDDKPNFQNTPLAVHKMLASLAASLDFDEVLRQFPNLTLTEIKAGLEYAATLARRKDKATTEILTPLDRRGSNRKPAGLDLKKILVVDDDQANRALIQLIFRESDFTLSMATNGEEGFARALSELPFLIISDIQMPGLDGLELLQQLKANERTQNIGVIFVTAHRRDSRQVSQGLAMGADDYIAMPFKHDEFLARVGAVARLKLAEAEARRQARVVAQRNQGLELVNELALAVNSSLNLQEIFASSMQKLSQLLAAEAVALLLLNEESKELVVNVSFHSGAGISTSVDFSSETKVTPSMLEAQVPLIISDILGDLNHDLSLDFLPQTSVIKCVPMLSKERIIGAIAIVSKQGQDLDETDWVLLNSAVGIIAVAVENASLLQHAQEQVDDLIVLNEIGRALTSTLNHEQILKQTTLLAQRSLQAEATSLWLLDEETQEVVFTASSGIGAEVITGYRLPIHEGLVGYVTRTGEYYLADDVTKDERYFSPVAESINYGPRSMLCVPLRIKDKIIGAMQALHHNVGWFDENHLRLFASVASSVGIAIENARLFAEVQSFSRHLEHMVTERTRELSEEKEKTETILASMADGLLVLDAEKRILTANAVAEGMLNFRLSEWLEKPIGAAQTEHALWRCISEMADNPEPTVSAAVDVPSPQTGAVLSIQAHAAKARNEAGQVVGVVIVLRDITAIKEVERMKSRFMAGVTHELKTPLSVIKLHARNLVTYQKHLPEQKRTELLNSIQAQVQLLEKLIENILELARFDAGTVKIERQPVDLVTLLDQVVADLIPLAQEKRLALHWQKPATEMSVLADPNRLERVIRNLLDNAIKYTPVEGSVEVKHISELREPREFVGFQVSDTGMGIPLEHQLRIFDRFYRVDPSHTIPGTGLGLSIVKEIVNAHGGEVRLESLPGQGSTFVVLLPGREHT